The DNA sequence ACAACAGGAGAAGAGGTGTCCTATGATTTCTGGAGCACAGGCAATGGTGCAGTGCCTCAAGGAGCAGGGTGTTCCGGTGGTGTTCGGCTATCCGGGCGCAACCATTGCACCTTTTTATGATAAACTGCTGGGCTCTGGCATCCGCCATGTTTTAACCCGCACCGAGCAGGGCGCCGGCCATGCCGCCAGCGGGTATGCTCGGCTTTCCGGCTCTCCCGGGGTCTGTATTTCCACCTCGGGGCCGGGTGCAACCAATCTGTTCACCGCCATTGCCACCGCCTACAGCGATAGTATCCCGCTGGTGGCCATCACCGGGCAGGTTGCCACTTGGCAGCTGGGCCGGGATGTTTTTCAAGAGGTGGATACCACCGGAGCGGTGGAGCCCTTTACCAAATACACCTATCTGGTCAAAAGCGCTGACGACATCGGCCGGGTATTCCGGGAGGCCTTCCACATTGCCTCCACCGGGCGCAAAGGCCCTGTGCTCATCGATGTGCCAGTGGATGTCCAGCAGGCGATGACCGAATTCGTTTACCCCGAGAGTGTCAGCATCCGGGGATATAAGCCTCGCACACAGGGGCATCCCTTGCAGGTTCGCAAGGTTGCCGAGGCCATTCGAACCGCCCAGCGCCCGCTGATTTGCGGCGGCGGTGGAATCTTCCTTTCCGAAGCACAGGAGCTGGTGGGCCGCCTTTGCGAGCAAACAGGCATCCCGGTGGTTTCCACCCTTATGGGGGTGGGGCTGATGCCCCAAGAGCATCCGCTTTATTTTGGGATGCTGGGCCAGAGCGGCACCAAAACTGCCAACACCGCCATCCGGGAAAGCGATCTGCTGATTCTGGTGGGCGCCCGGGTAGGCGATCGGGCCATTACCCGCCCCGACAAGCTCCAGTCTCATGCAACCATCGTCCACATTGACATTGATTCCGCTGAAATCGGCAAGAATGTGGGCACCACCATTCCCCTGGTGGGGGATGTTACCCAAGTGGTGGAGCAGCTTTTGGCGCTGGAACCGGTCAGCGACTGCAAACCATGGCAGGAGCGGCTTGGGGAGATGAAAAAACAGGAGTCAGAAGCCCGCCAAAGCAGGCCTGCACCCAAAAGCGGAGTGGAGCCCAGTGCTTTTGTTCGTGCTCTGTGCAAAAAACTGC is a window from the Oscillospiraceae bacterium MB08-C2-2 genome containing:
- the ilvB gene encoding biosynthetic-type acetolactate synthase large subunit, coding for MISGAQAMVQCLKEQGVPVVFGYPGATIAPFYDKLLGSGIRHVLTRTEQGAGHAASGYARLSGSPGVCISTSGPGATNLFTAIATAYSDSIPLVAITGQVATWQLGRDVFQEVDTTGAVEPFTKYTYLVKSADDIGRVFREAFHIASTGRKGPVLIDVPVDVQQAMTEFVYPESVSIRGYKPRTQGHPLQVRKVAEAIRTAQRPLICGGGGIFLSEAQELVGRLCEQTGIPVVSTLMGVGLMPQEHPLYFGMLGQSGTKTANTAIRESDLLILVGARVGDRAITRPDKLQSHATIVHIDIDSAEIGKNVGTTIPLVGDVTQVVEQLLALEPVSDCKPWQERLGEMKKQESEARQSRPAPKSGVEPSAFVRALCKKLPENAVYVADVGQNQIWSAKNFCGSGRFLTTGGMGTMGYSIPAALGAKLAAFDRMTIAVCGDGSFQMSMNELATMCQHDIPIKVIILRNGKLGMVREIQSRAYGGREIAVELSGSPDFGKIAEAYGIAHASVERPEELEAALEQMLQNDSAFLLECAVDPEEGTA